Within the Silurus meridionalis isolate SWU-2019-XX chromosome 2, ASM1480568v1, whole genome shotgun sequence genome, the region ATAATTTCTTGTTTATAGAACCGTTGTATAAAACTAATATTGTCTAATTGTACAATATAGAACAAACCAAATGCCTAGTTTATAACCTTGCATGCTCAatacagcaggaaaaaaaatcttttattttaataatccatCATGATTAGCCATGGACACAAAGTAATTTTCTCCTCATTCTTGTTTGAGATTCCACTAGACCAAAAACAGATGGAAAATTTGTTGTAAATTCTTATGCTATCTCTGATAGAGCCAGCTCAGGAACTGTTTATGCGTGACCTGACTGGCTTCACTGGGGAGCATTTTCGAAATGCACTTCTGAGAAAGCTTAAGATTTAAGAAGTGAGAAAGTACTGGGTGGTGATGGTGTCTGGGACCTAGGAAATTCACTCAGTGTCTTCTGGGAAGAGCTTAACAGGATCAGCAAATTTATTAGAATTTGGAAGAGGAAGTATGAAAATCCAAAATAGACAGACTTGAAACTAACACAAATACAAGTACATTTCATAGGTGAACGTTTTCCTTCAATTTGCCCTGAAACCGTCACTGTAGTGTAGACAGGGAAATTGGAAATCCAACTACATTCGGTAAATCAGATATTCTGTCTTTGGTTCACAACAGGATGACTGATCCTTAGTAACCTTAGTGACCATAGACAGTGTTATTTTTCCCTTGGCCCCATTTTTGCTAGCAACACATGAGTTTACATAAAAGCGCATGGTTTATATAAAGTTCTTGGCTAAGTTAGGCCACATCTGCACATGCTCAATCCAGGCATTTTCTTCAAGTTCATCCCTGACTTTCAGTTAGAGCAGGAAAGCTTTTTAAAACAGTGTTAATCTTACTAGTGTCTACAACATATTGCAAGCATGCTCCTATCTCTGTTTAGATGTTTAATATATCACCTTCTAGCATTTATGATTGGATCTCACTGTACAAAGTCAAAAGCAAATTTTGTCTTTGTGTAAACCCTCTCATTAGACATTAGACATTGGACATATCTTTCACTGCAGAGCATCTGTGAATGCCTTGCAGTTAAATGCAGTCAGGTGTTAATTAACTGCTGTTATTTGTCTCTGAAATCCAACGTAAGGTAAACAGAACTGCTTCAGGAAGTGTCCCATGGTCTTGGCTAGCTCCACAATTCAGCACTTTCCCTGCTCAGAAAATCATTAGCAGCCTCCTGCTGGAGAGAATGCCTGCCACACACCAACAGAAGcagctgatttttcttttttttttctgaacacaTTCATTATAACATTTACTAAGAGACAAAGGCAAATCAAGATAAAGGCAATGGCTCTAGATCATTCAATGGCACCAGACAGGAAGCTGCTTTATACCTTAATGGGATTTTGTCAGCAATGTATAGTCACATTACCATGCATACGATTTAAAGTGGTATGAATTACATTTCAGTCATGTAGAACTACTAAGTTCCGATTATGTTTCAAAGGATTTATTGCACTTTTTGCATTCCACTGGTATCGAGTTTTTTCTACAATATACAAGGAAACATTTGTTCTCTAtttacaagttttttttaaacaaacagctTTTGCCTGATAACACAGATAAACAAAGCATTAAACACCCTAATATAGCCTGCAGCAAGAGTTGGctacaataatattatttagGATTAGTAAAAGTGAGTGGACCTTGTTGTGTTTTATACCTTTTGTGTATATCTCTTTTTGGGATCCACATATTACTGGATATAAGTTTGTGCAGCAAAgcttgtatataaaatatttatgtaaaatgtgtgtgcctTACATTGAGTTagaaaatattcattattaaccACACACATTCCCATAATGGGAGCTTGAGTCTCTTGGGGTATGCCTGTAAGAGGGTGGTGTTAAATGAAACTAAAGCAAtactagaaaagaaaagagagtgGAGAGATGACCCTGTTTCTCATTACTGCAACTGTTGAAGCACTGTTTCAGCTACAGTCTTCAATTTGCCACGCCACTCACCTGGAAACATATGGCAAAAACAGTGGTGTCCACTCCTGGTCCTGCTGGGTTGTATTGTCCTCAGGTTTGTGTTGTGCCTCTGTACTTTATGGTGTGCAATTGCTTACAGTTCCCTCTGTTGAGCTCCAGTGCATAAAAAGACTTCCAAAAAATAATAGCACAGGTAGCAGCTAAAGCCTGTTCAAATCATGGCCCTTTGAGAACCACGACTGGACACCACCGACCTTTACCAGCCCTGCTCTACCTCTTCAAGGCCCCCATTTGAGCTGAGTGAGCAAAAACTAAATGCAAAAACTAAATGCACACCATTGCATAATGTATAAGTTGACTTAGCGCCTGGCTATAGGGCATTATATTTTGAAACCGATTCCCTTCATGGTGACCATGTAATATATTGAAACGGGCCTCCATGTGTGGCTGCTAGAGCAGGCTCCAGTCAGACCCACCATTCATACCACTGTAGATGCTCCTTTGATGTGGAGATAGCTCCTCTGCTGCTGACCTCCTTTGTGCCACATCTCGCCCAGGGCTGCCAAACTTGCCATGATCTGGACTGCCACTGTACTGGTGCCTTAACATCTCAGGGCTTCCTGTAATCAAACGACCCTTCTGCAGATGTTCAGGAGTCCCTGATAGTATCTGTTTGGGTTCTGGACTGCCACATAGACTTCCAATGCTTGCCCTGTGCTTCTGAAAGAGGTCAGGGCTACCAGGAGGCTGAGAAGACACTGGCAAGTGCCTAGAAAACTGCTCTGGATTGCCTCGCTTCCCTAGCTTTTCTGGGCTGAGACCTCGCATGCCCTTATGGTCAGGACTAGAGAAAGAACCACAGCGAGGCCGGCACACTTGAGGAAAGGTGTGGGCAGCATACTCTGGACTTGTGCTCCTTCTGCGGCTCAGTTGCTCTGGAACTGGCATCTCCTCCAACAGCCGGGGCTTGTGGACATGCTCAAGACTGCCTCCAGCTGGACCAGCCAGCAGCTGCTGCTTGTGTGTTAGATGATCAGGGCTGTCGGTGCTGCCTGCACTTGAAGTACTACTCCCATCCCCAACGTCCCTCAGCAGTCCTGGCCCAGGCCCGCTGGCATGTGATAGGCTGCTCTGGCTATCTATAGAGTTCCTGCAGCCTGCTGGACCTCCAGTGCTCAGTGAGCCTCCTGTGC harbors:
- the ccdc85a gene encoding coiled-coil domain-containing protein 85A; translation: MEKPAQAQLQSGAAKSAESCTEDLSKVTDQELLKWSKDELVRRLRKAEAEKMSAIVEHGNLIREVNRRLQQHLNEIRGLKEVNQKLQEDNQELRDLCCFLDDDRQKGKKVSREWQRLGRYSAGIMRKEVTLYLQKLKELEQRQEEVLKENLELRELCLMLDEEKGSGGTGGSLSTGGPAGCRNSIDSQSSLSHASGPGPGLLRDVGDGSSTSSAGSTDSPDHLTHKQQLLAGPAGGSLEHVHKPRLLEEMPVPEQLSRRRSTSPEYAAHTFPQVCRPRCGSFSSPDHKGMRGLSPEKLGKRGNPEQFSRHLPVSSQPPGSPDLFQKHRASIGSLCGSPEPKQILSGTPEHLQKGRLITGSPEMLRHQYSGSPDHGKFGSPGRDVAQRRSAAEELSPHQRSIYSGMNALLSAGCCTTSCRSVKLWDSFDAS